GTCGATTTTTCCTGGGGCACCGACAAGTTCTCTACCCATGCTTCGTTCACGGACATCGGGGAAAATTTTAATCCTGAAATGGGATTCTTGCAGTGGAACGATATACGCAGATACACCCTTAAACTAACCGCCAGCCCAAGACCAAAGTTATTTAACACAAGGCAGACCCACCTCGCCTACGAACTTGAATACATCACCGACCACAACAACCAACTGCAGTACCGGATCATCGAACCAACAATTTTAAACATGTTTAACGATGAATCTTATATCTTTGTTGGCCTAAGTAATTATTATGATAAGGTACAAGACCCGTTTGAATTAGGTTCGACGGTTATTCCAATGGGTATTTATAAATACAACGTCATCGGTTTAAGTTATGGCTCAGATTTAAGCCGAAAAATATCAGGGATTGTGCAAGGCGGGGCAGGCAGTTTTTACAACGGTGAATTTCAAAGCGTTGGCTTCTCTACCTATTTGCGCCCGAATGATAGATTCGCTGTCGATCTAGACTGGACCTGGAACCGGGTGGATGTGCCCTTTCCGAACGGCAAATTCACCACCAGCATTCTTGGCGCAAGAATAAATTATTCTTTCACGACCGATTTATTTGCAAAAGCCTACATTCAGTGGAACGACTTCGAAAACAGAATCATCAGCAATTTCCTGGTGAGATATCGATATAAACCCGGCAGCGATTTCTATTTTGTTTATAATGAAGAGTCGAATACCGGAGGGAAGTTCACAACGGCTAACAGAACCCTGATAGCCAAATTTACTTACCTGTTAGATATTTAGATCCTTCAGTGCTTGACAAAGCCTGGGTATGCCATTTATTTTAACACCGAGGCTTGACTTTTGTTTTATTCATGGGTACAATCGCTAAGGCGCACCTTATCGCCAAATAATTCTTCCATCACTTCAAGGGGACGTTAAACTCACAAATGCCGATTTTTATTGTTCAAAGTGATTTGGCAGTAAACTTTCTGGCAGGTTCTTCAACACTATTCCTTCTTATCATTTATCTTTCAGTTCTGATCCCAGGGCGAGGGCATCAAAATCTATCCGATAAAGATTTAATAGCCAGGTGCTGTCTAAAATCCGCAGATTGGGAAAATTGCTGGCGTGAATTTCAAAGCAGATTCAATAAAACAATTCTATTTTATGTTTATCAGGAATTCCAAAAAATATCCGGTCAAACAATATCAACTGAATTTCATGAAATTGTAAAAGATTTACGACAAGATGTTTATATAAAGTTATTAAAAAATGATTCCCAGGCGTTAAAAAAATTCAATGGAAAAAACCAAAGCTCCTTTTTAGCCTATTTACATGTAATTACCAAAAATTTGGTTAAGAATTACGTCAATACCAACAGCTATAAAAAGCTCGTACCTATGTCCAAAATAAAATCTGCACACGAACAATCGGCAGGCCTTCAGTTTCAACCGGTTAGCATGGACACGGTTGATGAAATAGAAAAGTCGATTTTTCAGGATTTTATTTTAGAAAAAATAAAAACGTGTTACTGCAGCAAAAACCTGGAAAGAGATATTTTACTTTTTAAATTTTTTTATTTCAAAGGTTTCACGGCAAAGGAAATCGCGAGTAACTCCAACTTTAATCTAACAGCCAGCGGAGTTGAAACAACTGTGAACCGAATCGTTCAGAGATTAAAAGAAAGTTTAACAAAATAGACATCTTTGGGAGGTTTTGGTAGACTTTATGTGTCTATGTAATTGCTAATCATGGATGATTGGCGGTTGGTGTTGTGGAGGTATGATGATGAAAGAAGAATGTTTAAATTTTAAGCAATTCTACGATATTGTAAGCAACAAAATGCCGAATGGTAAGCTTGCCGGCCTTAATCAGCATGTTGAAAGTTGTAAAAAATGCGCTGACAAATTAGATTTTATCAAAAGTATATATAGTTCCATGCACGTAGACAGGAAAGGCAAGGCCGAAAAGCACAAAATACATATCACGCAAGAGATGAAAGAAAGGTATTTTCAGCAAAATTTACCGCAATCCGACATCGACAAAATTCACAGCCATTTATTGAGTTGCAGCGACTGTTTTGAAGAATTCAGCGCCAGCTCCGCAGCTGCTTTTTTAACACCTTCTCCAGGTGAAAATTCAATTCTCGAACAAATTGAATCAGTGGAAATCAAAGATAGAGTGGCACCCTATGAAAGAAAGCTGATAATGGATGCGGCTTCAGTTTCTTCAGCCAACAAATTAGGTCGATTATTTAAGAATCAGAAAGGTCGCTTATCTATCCCAAAACTTGCAGCAGGCATAGCGTGTGTCCTGGTTCTGGGGTTTTTCGGATATCAGCAGGTTACCTGGTTAAACCTGCGAAATAAGAGTAATCAGAAATTTTCTGAGGTCTTAGAAAAAAATAAAATAGGGTTCGATGCTCCCCGTTTAGTTGGTTCAATTGCAAAACTCACGTCGAACCATAGAGGCCAAAAATCTGAGCAGCCGGAAATTCGCGCCGCTGAATTAGCCCTGCTGGATGCCCTCAAACGGAAAACCGACGATGTCAAACTCAACCACCAGTTGGCAACGGTTTACTTTTTTGCCGGCGATATGGGAAAAGCTGAAGAATATTATTTGAAAACGCTCAGCCTGAGCAAAAGTAACGCAAGAATTCATAACGATCTCGCCCTTATCGAAATCAACAAAGAAAATTTTGAAAAAACACTAACCCGCCTTAATCAAGCTTTGCAACTTAATCCAAACCTCCTGGAAGCGCAGTATAATAAAGCAATCGTTTTCGAGGTCCGGAAAGACACCGCCTGGGCAGTTCAAGCATGGGAAAAATACCTTGAATTAGATGAGGATCTTAATTCAGATTGGAATAAGGTGGCGAGAAGCCATTTGATGGAGCTGCGGGAATGATAAGCATCATAAATCGATATTAAAAAAACAATTTTATTTTCTCGGTGAGAAATTTGAGCGTCACCTTATGATGACGCTCAAAATACAAACTTAACTTAAGTAAAGTCCTCCAAAAAGAAGTTACTTAGCTGTAATAAAATATACTACTCTGGTAAAAAATTATCGAGATATTTGTACTTCTGGCTAATAGCTTGTTCGCTAAAACATCAAAAGAAGAATTCCAAGTTCTAATTGCCTCGATAGTTTTTTAATTTGCCAGCAAAACCCGCAGTGTTTTTCTCAAGTTCATGTGCACCGCGTTGTCTTCTCCGTAGTTGATAATCACATCGCTTTTATTATCCCCGTTTAATTCGATGGCTTTTACCAAGTCTCCGTTTTGAGGAAGAAAAACATTAAATTTCGAGCCTATGGTTTTATCTAAAACATTTTTTTTATTCCCCCAGAAAAAAACTAACTTTTTTTCTTCCAGGCTGCTCATGATATCCAGGTGACCGTCGCCGTTGAAATCTGCAACTTCGTAAACCGGCGCCGTTGCACCGCCGCGATAAGTAAATTTAACAAGCAATTTTATTTTGATGTTGGGTTTTTCCTCGTAAAGACCGTCGGAATTCATCAGATATGTTTCGGCGTGTATTTCGACCCTTCGGGTAAGCAGCATGCTAATTATATTCATGAGGCCAACCTTAACGACCGGGATGATGAGATCAATCTTTTGGTCGTGATTCAAATCCACGATATCTAACACCAGTTGAGTGCCGCCGGGTTCAATAACCTGATCCGGCTCGCGACTAAAATAAATGTCATCGCTCTGACCATTGGCGGCACGCCTCTTACCATAATGAACTTCAACTTGGGTTTTTGGATTTACCACGCTTTCTTTAGTCGAAACACGAATATAAACCGCATCTATTATGCCATCTTGGTTTAGATCCTTTATTTTCATCAGATAAATTCGGATACTTTTATCACTAATTCGGGTTCTGCGAATTTTCGCGCCGTGCCAAATCTCCGCCGGTTTGAGCGCCACGCTCTGCTTTTTTTTAGAAAAAAAACCGCGTTCGTCCTGAAGGAAAATCGCCAAACTTCCGGTATAAGCTGCCATTAAGTCCCTTCGGCCGTCGGAATTAAAATCTTCGAAAAATATATATGGAGTCGAATAGTCCGCGCTTGCCTTGTTGCCAACAGAAAATCGCGGCTCATAAAATCCGGAAGCCTTAGATTCGGCGGCAAGGGGAATTTCCTGCAATAACCACTGCTCAGTTGCGCGGTTACGGAAATAAATATTGCACCCGGTGATTTTTGGAATTATAATCTCTTCAATGTGATCGCCGTTAAGGTCTGCAACAAAGTTCCAATAACCCGAAACGTGGTTATTTCCAAGCATAAACATTGAATCTGCGTTCAATAGTTTGGTTGGTTCCAGAACAAATCCGCTGTCACTTAGAGGGTAATAGAATAACCCCTGTGGTGCAAAGAAAACGAACTCTTTTCTAAAATCACCAACCACATCTCCTAAATCGAATAAGATAACTTGCTCATCAAGTTTAAAAGTTTGATTGGGAACTCCTGAAAACCCCTGCTCGGTTTGCAAGAAAACAGAAAAGCGTTTTTCTTCAGACGGCTGACTCTCAGTGCTTAATAACACAAGAATATCTTTTAGATTGTCATGATTTAGATCCTCAACATGGTATAGAATAAGTTTTTCTGAAAATGTAAGATCGTAAATTTGGAAAAGATCTTTTGAAGAAACAGGAATGACTAAAATTGCTAAGATTATACTTGTTAAAAGAAAAGGTCGCATTTTTTTAGGATAAGGCTGAGGCAAAAAATGTTTTTAATATAGCCACTTTAAATTGTTCGAGCAACATATTTGAGCAAATTCTTAATTGTATTTCAAAAACGTATTACAATTGGGAACTTTGGCATAACAATATTAAACAATTGTGTATTTTTTTATCAGGTGGGCAAAAACTTTAACGGCTTTTTCGGCCAGGTTCTTAGCTTGCGAAAACAACATTTGCGCAAAATCTCCACACATTTCCTATAAGAACATTTGAATTTTAGTCACTGGCATATTAGTTGCATGAGGGTGAGCGAATTGTCAATAAATTAAGATACCACATCCAGTGAATAGCAACGTAAATTGGCATTTTTTCTTTTTGGCCGCAGGTCTAATTCTGGCGCTTCCAACCGCCGGCTTCTGCCAGGCCACCCATCAAAGAGTTGAGTTTGAAAGTTCTGTCGGAATTTTCTTTTTTGACAATGAACTTTCATTCGAAGCAAGTCCGGCACTGGGATTAGGTGCTGGTTATAACCTCAATCGATTTCTTCAACTTAATTTGGCTTTCAGTTACGCTCCTGCCCAACAGCAAATTTCTGCAGCAGCATCCAAAATTACCTCAAATATTTCTGTCTATCAATATATCCTCAGTCTGAAATTCCGAAAACAGGAACCAGTCATTTGGCGAATCAAACCATTTGTGAACATCGGCGCCGGGGGAATTATTTTCGACCCGCAGACAAGTTCTGGAGATTCTCTAGATGTTGGCGGCGGTCTAATGATTTCCCTAAACTTTGCAACCAACCATAAATTTGCCCTTAATTTTGGGGGTGGCTTCGCGATTCCACTTTCAAGGAGGTTTCTTTTAAATCTGGAATATCGCAAATACTTTTACCGATTAAACCTGAACGATGGCATAGAAGCCAAAACGGCAACCGCAAACAATAATTATTGGGGTGCAGGATTCGCTGTTTCTTTTTAAAAAGTCGACTCACTTATATTGATGAATTTGAACAGAAATAATATTAAAACCGGACTTCTTTTTCTCATAATCTTGATCAGTCTTATGGCAAATGTTGAACACGGATTGGCCCAGCGAGCGGTAATTGCAATAGATGGCGCGGAGATCTATTCATTGCCCTGGGTTGACGGTTCGCCGATCACCGTGCTTTCAAAAGGCGATACGGTCAACATAATTGGGAAACGCGGTGAATGGGTGAAAATCCATTTCGCCGATGGGAGGAAGGGGTGGATGCAGATTCAGGTAAGAAAACAGCATCCGCCCATAAACGACAGAGCGAAAACGAACGGGCAGGCAATCCCCGGAAACAGAAGATTCGGTATAAACAGTACGGCAAAAAATGGCACCTACACCAACGGTACTCGCAAAACGAATGGAAAGGCGCCTGACCTGGTTAAAAAGAAGCGGCCTGTACCCGGAGATGAAATTTACCGCCGATTTGGCTACTCCTTCGGGATGGGGTTTATCGCAACAGACTACACCTATAGTTGGAAATTCGTCTTTCATTCCACCCCCAAATTAGCATTGGAAGGCTCGTTCAAACACGTGTTAGGAAAAGCAGCGGATTCATATTTCATTATGTCGAATCTTTCTTACATGTTAAAAGAAACAGGGAAAACACGCCCTTACGTGACCGCGGGCATGGGCGTCATCAATACCGTCCCGGATCGCAGTATTGGCAGCGACACGGTTTCAAACATGGCTATCAATTATGGCGTCGGTGCTAGAAAATATCTAACTGAAAAATTATCGCTGATTTTTACCGCCTCGCAATTCAGTATATTTGTGGGAAAAAATATAAGCAACTTCAGGGAATATACCCTGGGAATTTTAGTGGGAAAATTTTGGGATTAATTGAGGAGAAATTCAGTGTCTAAATTCAGTTTATCTCTGCTCTTACTTTTTTGTTTCGGTCTAAGTAAACCCATTGCGGCACAAACCTACTCACGAGTTCATGAGTTATTTCCATTTCTTGGTTTATATGCGCCGGACCGCTTTCAGAGCTCTATGACCGTTGGCGTCCGCTATGAAAATCACTTAAGCCAGCGTTTTGCATTTGGAGGAACAATTGGATTTGCAAAAGCTGAACAGAAATTCTTTCAACAAGCAGTGGGGCTGGCGGTAGAGCAGGGCAGCGCTGCAGTCATATTTTACAATGGTAGAATTGTTTATGAATTTCCCCAGGCCAGCGTGATCCCGTATCTAACTGCAGGATTGGGAGTCACCCGTCAGCATTCTGAATCGAATCTCACGCTCAGTCTGGGCATTGGCACGAAAGTTCCATTGGGAGAAAAAACCTACCTGCGCTGGGAAATGAATGATCACATTTTCAGCAGCGGTCAGGACAATACTTCATGGACAAATAACAATCTGGAATTTTCAGCAGGAATTTCATTCTTTTTACAATAGGTGTAGGTAATCATGAGAATTCAACAATTTAAAATAAAGAATTTCGTTGTTTCTCTAACCAATTAATTAACCGCCCTGTTTTTAAAACAACATACCATGATTGAGGGATCGTGACCTGACCGTTTTAAATCAAAATTTGGGCATGGAAGCTTATCTCAACCTAAAGGAGGTTCATCTATGAAAAAGCTTCGTACGAAATTAAGGAACAGCGAGAGAGGAAGAAAACTAAGGTCCATACTTCTCATTCTCGCGTTGGGAGTACTGCTCTATTTCGGATGCAGCGGCGGCGTTCCGGACGACATCATTCAGGAGTCAGGAACTACGGGTATTATTTTTGTCAAAGCCACCCGGACCAGTACTTTGAATAGTTTTTCCCGTGGCGGCAACCTGTACTCACTGATTCCGGCCTCACCGGATGGTAAGTTAACCAATCTTACTAATCTTGAGGCGGGAGATGTTTCCGATCCGGAGATTTCACACGACGGTTTGAAGGTGCTGTTTTCCATGCGCAGAAGCAGCAGTGAGCGTTTTTACATTTACGAAATGAATGTGGACGGCACGAACATGCGCCAATTAACCAACTCCGATCGCGATGATTTTGATCCGGTTTACCTGCCAAACGGCAAAATTCTATTCACCTCGAATCGGCCCGGCTTTATCGACGAGTATAATAAACGCGATGCCGAAGTCATGCATACGATGAATGCCGATGGCTCAAACATCGAATGTATTTCATTTAACCAGAGCGATGACTTTGACCCGATCGTAACCAAAGACGGAAAAATCGTTTACACGCGCTGGGAACACCACGGCCCGATTAACCGCTTTCCACTGTTTTTTACCAACCCGGACGGGCACGGAACGTTTACTTTCTTTAGTCCACATAATAAACGCACGTTCTTTCACCCGAGAGAAATGCCGGACGGCTCGATCATCGCTGTTCACTCAAGTATGATAAACGGCGACCGCGGACCGCTGGTGATTATCAGGCCCGGCGCGACGGCGGGTGAGCCGATGGGCGAAAACGATATGAAGATCATCACGCCGGATATTGAAACAAATGGGCCGCCCTACGAAAAAGGGGTGTTTAAATATCCGCATCCTTTGCCCGATGGCCGCATCCTGGTTTCTTATTCACCGCGCTTTGGAAATTTTGAAGCAACTAACGAAGATATCGATCCCGATTACGGACTTTATACCATCAAGCCGGACGGCAGCGATTTAAGGCTTCTCTACAACGATCGAGATTTCCATGAGTTTGATGCGGTGGTAATTGGCGACCGCCCGGTTCCGCCGGCTGCCCTGCCTTTTGAGCCGCAACAGCAGGATAAAGATCAAATGGCCGGAGTTTTCACGGTTGAAAATGTCTATTTTCGCCAACAAAAAGATGGACAAGTACGGCCGGATCAATCAATTCAGGAAGTTAAACAAGTCATGGTTATCGAGGGTATTCCAAGACTTAAAGGTGACCGTGCAGACATCGGGATGACAAATTTTGAGCAAAAACGCATTATCGGGGTTGCCCCGG
This genomic stretch from candidate division KSB1 bacterium harbors:
- a CDS encoding sigma-70 family RNA polymerase sigma factor, which gives rise to MPIFIVQSDLAVNFLAGSSTLFLLIIYLSVLIPGRGHQNLSDKDLIARCCLKSADWENCWREFQSRFNKTILFYVYQEFQKISGQTISTEFHEIVKDLRQDVYIKLLKNDSQALKKFNGKNQSSFLAYLHVITKNLVKNYVNTNSYKKLVPMSKIKSAHEQSAGLQFQPVSMDTVDEIEKSIFQDFILEKIKTCYCSKNLERDILLFKFFYFKGFTAKEIASNSNFNLTASGVETTVNRIVQRLKESLTK
- a CDS encoding outer membrane beta-barrel protein, which produces MAAGLILALPTAGFCQATHQRVEFESSVGIFFFDNELSFEASPALGLGAGYNLNRFLQLNLAFSYAPAQQQISAAASKITSNISVYQYILSLKFRKQEPVIWRIKPFVNIGAGGIIFDPQTSSGDSLDVGGGLMISLNFATNHKFALNFGGGFAIPLSRRFLLNLEYRKYFYRLNLNDGIEAKTATANNNYWGAGFAVSF
- a CDS encoding SH3 domain-containing protein is translated as MANVEHGLAQRAVIAIDGAEIYSLPWVDGSPITVLSKGDTVNIIGKRGEWVKIHFADGRKGWMQIQVRKQHPPINDRAKTNGQAIPGNRRFGINSTAKNGTYTNGTRKTNGKAPDLVKKKRPVPGDEIYRRFGYSFGMGFIATDYTYSWKFVFHSTPKLALEGSFKHVLGKAADSYFIMSNLSYMLKETGKTRPYVTAGMGVINTVPDRSIGSDTVSNMAINYGVGARKYLTEKLSLIFTASQFSIFVGKNISNFREYTLGILVGKFWD
- a CDS encoding outer membrane beta-barrel domain-containing protein, with product MSKFSLSLLLLFCFGLSKPIAAQTYSRVHELFPFLGLYAPDRFQSSMTVGVRYENHLSQRFAFGGTIGFAKAEQKFFQQAVGLAVEQGSAAVIFYNGRIVYEFPQASVIPYLTAGLGVTRQHSESNLTLSLGIGTKVPLGEKTYLRWEMNDHIFSSGQDNTSWTNNNLEFSAGISFFLQ
- a CDS encoding PD40 domain-containing protein; this encodes MKKLRTKLRNSERGRKLRSILLILALGVLLYFGCSGGVPDDIIQESGTTGIIFVKATRTSTLNSFSRGGNLYSLIPASPDGKLTNLTNLEAGDVSDPEISHDGLKVLFSMRRSSSERFYIYEMNVDGTNMRQLTNSDRDDFDPVYLPNGKILFTSNRPGFIDEYNKRDAEVMHTMNADGSNIECISFNQSDDFDPIVTKDGKIVYTRWEHHGPINRFPLFFTNPDGHGTFTFFSPHNKRTFFHPREMPDGSIIAVHSSMINGDRGPLVIIRPGATAGEPMGENDMKIITPDIETNGPPYEKGVFKYPHPLPDGRILVSYSPRFGNFEATNEDIDPDYGLYTIKPDGSDLRLLYNDRDFHEFDAVVIGDRPVPPAALPFEPQQQDKDQMAGVFTVENVYFRQQKDGQVRPDQSIQEVKQVMVIEGIPRLKGDRADIGMTNFEQKRIIGVAPVQPDGSFSIRVPANVPISFNTLDETGRALVVKRNWVTVRPGEQFGKCTGCHGPRGEDSGNPNPMAATLPPTDLNVPESQREDVSFSAAIESIVAAKCESCHSGASPAKGLNLSLAKTSGNEMFSIAYESLMNGSDFVREPFSRNSRLIDILLGIGENPGTVRHPDPNGPNALTDDDIRKFINWIDLGGQYR